In Hirschia baltica ATCC 49814, the genomic stretch AAAACATCATCAAACCCAACACCAAAACCAACCCTTACGCCATTGATAAACTGACCGCTATAGGTCTGGTCTCTGCCATCCACTTTCTGCGTCAAAATTCCAAACCCATGCGCATCTATGCCATCGGTTTCACCTTCATACAGAATATCCTCGACAAACTCTGTCTTTTTCCATTTGATCCGGCCCCAACACACACCAGCGGAATTTGGTTTTGTATGAGAAAATGACTTTCCCAATTCTTCGCGTGCCATAGCCGCCGCCTCCTCGGCGCGACGCTCTGAATACCGCGCTGATATAAAGGCCTGTCCTGCTTCATCAGTATAGTCTTCAGCATCAACAAGGCGCTGAAACTCAGTTCCAGCCTTGCGCGCAAAAGTCAGCGTATAGCGCTCCATGCGCGCTTCATCCGCCTGTTTTATACTCTCTTCTAATTCGACGAAATCAATATTGAGGGAATCCTCCCCCTCCTCAAAAATTTCCTTGGCGCGAAATGGCAGGCTCGGCATTCCAATCTGGCGCCCAATCACTCGCAGCAGCGTCTTCCACTCATCCTCCAACCCGGACATCGTCGCAGTGGTGATGCGAAATACACCTTTTGCAACCTGTTTGGGCGGATCATTATCAAGCACCACATAATGTGACCCGTCCGTTGTCGTGGGGTCCAAGATCATAAATGTTTCAGAACGTGCGCCCAGTAAAATCAAATCAGGTGGAAAATGCAGAGAACTTTCGTCTATCTCTTCTGTTCGCACCTCAAACCGGCGCAGCCAGTTTAAAAACTCAACCATCAGCTCAGGATCTATATCATCACACATATATGTAAGTGGACGCGCTGTAGACATAAATTCACCTGCTTAAAATTGCGAAGACATACGAACATTAACCATGTTGGAAATTTACGCCCAAACAATGGCTCAGGGCTAGCCCTGATTTTCAATTGCACGCACGAAAGCCAAATCAAGGCTACATTCCTGGACGCGGCTTATCATTTTTCGGCATTATTGACTCAAATGGCACGCGATCATTGCCCTTTGCGCCCTTGCTGGGCTGTTCTTTGTCGGCACTTCGAGTTGAATTTTTCTGATAACCATATTTGCGCAATAATCCGCGAAACTGATTATAAGACAGACCAAGATGCTCTGCCGTGTTTTTCTGGTGGCCGCCACACGCTGCAAAAGC encodes the following:
- a CDS encoding MORN repeat-containing protein, whose product is MSTARPLTYMCDDIDPELMVEFLNWLRRFEVRTEEIDESSLHFPPDLILLGARSETFMILDPTTTDGSHYVVLDNDPPKQVAKGVFRITTATMSGLEDEWKTLLRVIGRQIGMPSLPFRAKEIFEEGEDSLNIDFVELEESIKQADEARMERYTLTFARKAGTEFQRLVDAEDYTDEAGQAFISARYSERRAEEAAAMAREELGKSFSHTKPNSAGVCWGRIKWKKTEFVEDILYEGETDGIDAHGFGILTQKVDGRDQTYSGQFINGVRVGFGVGFDDVLTWVGAWFGDQPHGHGVFLQGKNKESANHVQGEVYVPLETENYMFKKEQNKKLGRFKGRNSKTL